CGCGACATCTTCGAGGTGTATTTCCAGGAGTTCCCCCCCTTTCACGGCACCGAGCTGTTGCAGGTGATGGCCGCGCGCAGCCACTACGCCCGCGAATGGTCTCTGTTCCTGGAGCAGTACCCTCTGGTGCTGGGCCCGTTCCTGCCGCAGCCCTTCTTTGGCCCCGACCGCGACACCGAGGGCGCCGAGGGCGTGCACGAAGCTCTGGGTTCTGCGGTCTGGTCATATGCGATGAACTTCATCGGCCTGCCCGCCGCCTGCCTGCCGACACGTTTGGCCGATCTGCCCAAGGGAGCGCAACCGATCAACGTGCAGATCACCGCCCGGCGCTGGCGCGAAGACATGGCGGTGGACGCCGCCGCCGCGGTCGAGGCACGGGTGGGCCGGATGGCGCCCCATCTTTGGGCGCGGATGGGATGAGTTGAGCCTTTTCGGCGACGAGAGAGATCGCGACACGCGGAAATTGACCCCGGGCATGGGGTACGGGACTGCCCGGGGCCATCACTTCACTTAAATCAGACGGCCGATGGTCATTCGGGGCGGACGCAAGCTACAAACCTGCGCCCGCTGCAAACCATGCGAACTCGTCCCAACACTCGACGTGAAGCAGCCACTCACTTCCACCTCACGCGATGTATCGGCAAGGAAGAGGCTGCCAGAAAGCGGCGCGCTTTCCTGTGAAATTGTTCACATAATTGCAAAAATTACGTAAACGATTGCAATTTCACGTGAATTGCTCGGAAATAAGACGCTCTTCCAGCCCGTGGCCCGGATCGAACAGAATCCGGTGACGGATCGTCGGTTCGGACTGGATCTCGACCCAGTCGATGTCCGTGATCGAGGTCGAATCCGCATCGGCCATGACCGGGCGCTTGTCCGCATCGACCACGTCAAAGCGGACCTTGGCGGTCTTGGGCAGCAGCGCGCCGCGCCAGCGGCGCGGGCGAAAGGCGGCAATGGCGGTCAGCGCCAGCACGTCCGACCCGATCGGCAGAATCGGCCCATGCGCCGAGTAGTTGTAGGCGGTCGATCCCGCCGGTGTCGCCACCAGCGCCCCATCACAGACCAGTTCCGCCAGCCTGAGCCGCCCATCGATCGAAATTTTCAGCCGCGCCGCCTGCGGGCCCGCGCGCAGCAGCGACACCTCGTTGATCGCCAGCGCCCGATGTATCTGACCCGCCTGATCCATCGCGGTCATCGACAGCGGATTGATGATCTCCTCTTCAGCCGCCGCCAGACGTTCCAGCAGGCTGGTCTCGGCATATTCGTTCATCAGGAAACCGATGGTGCCCCGGTTCATGCCATAGACCGGCACATCCAGATGCTGGGTGCTGTGCAGGGTGCGCAGCATATAGCCATCGCCCCCCAATGCCACGATCACCTCGGCATCGCGGGGGGCTGCATTGCCGTAACGACCGACCAGCGCGGCGCGCGCGGTCTGGGCCACCGGCGCGTCGCTGGCGAGAAAGGCGATTCTTTTCGACATCAAACAATGTTTCCGGTGCTGCGCATTCGGTTCCGAAACAAGCACACCTTCCCCCCAGTGACCAGACTTGACGCCGCAGTTGGCCATTTCGTCGCTTTACAGCCTTTTGCCTTGCCGCGGTTTCCGATAGGAAATCGCACAAATCGACCCTTCTCATGCGGAGCTGTCATGAACGCGAGCCACCAGGATACCGGATTTTTCACAGAGGCGCTTTCGGAGCGTGATCCCGAGCTGTTCGGGGCGATCACGTCCGAGCTGGGGCGTCAGCGCGACGAGATCGAGCTGATCGCGTCGGAAAACATCGTTTCCGCCGCCGTGATGCAGGCGCAGGGCTCGGTGATGACCAACAAATACGCCGAAGGCTACCCCGGCCGGCGCTATTACGGCGGCTGCCAGTATGTCGACATCGCCGAGAACCTGGCGATCGAGCGGGCCAAGCAGCTGTTTGGCTGCGGCTTTGCCAATGTGCAGCCCAACTCGGGCAGCCAGGCCAACCAGGGCGTGTTCCAGGCGCTGATCAAGCCGGGCGACACCATCCTGGGCATGAGCCTGGACGCGGGCGGCCACCTGACCCATGGCGCCGCGCCCAACCAGTCGGGCAAATGGTTCAACGCGGTGCAATACGGCGTGCGCCAGCAGGACAACCTGCTGGATTACGACCAGGTCGAGGCGCTGGCCAAGGAGCACCGGCCCAAGCTGATCATCGCCGGCGGCTCGGCGATTCCGCGCCAGATCGATTTTGCCCGGATGCGGGAGATTGCGGATATGGTCGGGGCCTACCTCCATGTCGATATGGCGCATTTCGCCGGTCTGGTTGCGGCGGGCGAGCACCCGAGCCCGTTTCCGCACGCGCATGTGGCCACCACGACCACGCACAAGACCCTGCGCGGGCCCCGTGGCGGTATGATCCTCACCAATGATGAAGATATCGCTAAGAAGGTGAATTCGGCGATCTTTCCCGGTATCCAGGGCGGCCCGCTGATGCATGTGATCGCGGCCAAGGCGGTGGCCTTTGGCGAGGCGCTGCGCCCTGAATTCAAGACGTATATTCAACAGGTTATCGCCAATGCCCAAGCGCTGAGCGACCAGTTGATCAAGGGCGGTCTGGACACGGTGACCCATGGCACCGACACCCATGTGGTGCTGGTCGACCTGCGCCCCAAGGGGGTCAAGGGCAACGCCACCGAAAAGGCTCTGGGGCGCGCGCATATCACCTGCAACAAGAACGGCGTGCCGTTTGATCCGGAAAAGCCGACGGTGACCAGCGGCATCCGCCTGGGCAGCCCCGCGGGCACCACGCGCGGCTTTGCCGAGACCGAATTCCGCCAGATCGCCGACTGGATCATCGAGGTGGTCGATGGCCTGGCCGCCAATGGCGAAGACGCCAACGAGGCCGTCGAGGACAAGGTCAAAGCCCAGGTCGCAGCCCTCTGCGCAAAATTCCCTATCTATCCAAACCTTTGATTAATAAAAGCGTTTCGGATTGACACCACAGCTGCCACCGGCCATCCCGGTGGCAGTTCTCATTTTCGGGCTGACCATTTGACCAGGATACGCAACAACCGGACGCGCCAGCTGGAACGGCGGCTTGGCGACTGGATGCGCGCCCGCCTGCCCCATGTGCTGGCGGAATTCGTCATGTTCGTTCTGAAACAGGGCTGGGCCGCGCTGTTCGGTGCCTCGCTGCTGATCGGCCTGATCGTCAGCGACCGCATCTGGCAGCCGGACTGGGCGCTTGCCCGTTATGATGCGCTCTTGATCTATGCGCTGGGTCTGCAGGTGCTGTTTCTGGCGTTGGGACTGGAGAGTTGGCGCGAGGTCCGGGTCATCCTGCTGTTTCATCTGACCGGGACCGCGATGGAGATCTTCAAGGTCCAGGCGGGCAGCTGGGCCTATCCCGGCCCGGGTCTGATCAAGCTTTGGGAGGTGCCGCTGTTCTCGGGCTTTATGTATGCCTCGGTGGGCTCGTACATGGCGCGCGCCATCCGGCTTTTCGACATGCGGTTTGCACCCTACCCGCCCTTCTGGCTGTCGGTCCTGCTGGCGGTTGCGATCTATGTGAATTTCTTCGCCCACCATTTCCTGACCGATGTCCGGCTGATCCTGTTCGCTGCGACGGTCGCGCTCTATGCCCGGACGCGGATCACGTTCCGCATCGGCGATCATCGCTACTGGATGCCGCTGCCGCTGGCGGCCTTCTTCAGCTCGTTCTTCCTGTGGCTGGCCGAGAATGTGGGCACCGCCACGCGGACCTGGCTCTATACCGGGCAAGTTGCCGGAGAGATGGTGCGGCTGGCCAAGATGGGGTCCTGGTATCTGTTGCTCTATGTCAGCTTCGTCACCGTGACGCTGGTAATGCGCGACGCGCTCGAGGAGGCTCCGGCCAAGGGGCGCTCCCGCCCCATTTGACCGCATCGAAGATGCGGCGCAAAGATGCGTTGGGCCGGGCGCCGCGCGTTCCGCGCGGCGATGACCCGTCAGATCAGCCGGCGCCAGGCGAGAAAGGCCAGCAGCAACGCGCCAAAGACCAGCAGATTGAAGACCAGCGCCCCCAGCATGCCCAGCCACCAGCCCTTGCGCCGGTCTGCCAGATCGATGCCGCGCAGATGCGCCTGCACTTCGCGCGCGGCCGCGCTCAGAGAGGGGGCGTTCAGCGTCATCCGCAGGCGCGGATGCGCCATCATCGGTTCGACCCGGGCCAGTTCCATCGCCCGGCGATAGATGCGGCGCGGCAGCCGGTGCTTGGCCCGCCTGAGCGCCAGCCGCAGGGATTTGCCATGCACGCCAAGCCGCGCCCGCAACAGCGCGACGGTTGCGGCTATCTGGTCTTCGATCCGGTCGCTCTCGGTCATGGCATCATCACCCCCGGCGGGCACCATATCGCGCGCAACTGACAGGCTCAATGGGGCTGCCGGGGGCTGGCGGCGCCGGGCGCGACAGGCTATCAGAGCGGCATGCTGAACACGATCCTGCATGGCACCCCGACCGACGCCCCGCCCCTTGTCATCGCCCATGGGCTCTATGGTTCTGGCCGCAACTGGGGCGTCATCGCGCGCCGTCTGGCGGACGAGCGGCAGGTGATCGCGGTCGACATGCGCAACCACGGACACAGCCCCTGGGCCGAGCCACACGACTATCCCGCGCTGGCCGCCGATCTGGCAGACGTGATCGAGGCCCATGGCGGGCGGGCGGACCTGCTGGGCCATTCGATGGGGGGCAAGGCGGCAATGGTGCTGGCGCTCACCCATGGGCAGCTGCTGCGCCGCCTCGTGGTCGCCGATATCGCGCCGGTGACCTATTCCCACAGCCAGATGCCCTTTATCGAGGCGATGCGCGGCGTCGATCTGAGCCGGGTCGAACGCCGCTCGGATGCCGAGGAGATGCTGGCGGCGCAGGGGGTCGAGAAAGCGTTGCAAAGCTTCTTTACCCAATCGCTCGACCTGCCCGGCAAGCGGTGGCGGCTGAACCTCGACGGGCTGGCGGCCAATATGCCCGCGATCATGTCCTTTCCCGAGCTGTCAGGACATTGGGACGGAGCGGCGCTGTTCCTGACCGGTAGCACATCGGATTACGTGCGCACCGAACACCGCCCCCTGATCCGCGGCCTGTTCCCCGCCGCCCGGTTCGCCAAAATCCCCGGCGCGGGTCATTGGCTGCATGCCGACAGACCCCGAGAATTCGAAGCGGCGGTGCGTGTTTTCCTGAACGCCTGACCCTCGGCCCCGGCGCTTACCGCGCGTCCGGGACGCCTCCGGCGGGAGTATTTCGAACCAGAAAGAAGCCCCGGCCTTTTTCATTTCGCCGGAAATACTCGCGGGGGGTCTGCGGGGCTGGCCCCCCGGCCTTATGGCAGGCGTCTAGGCCTCCTCGTCGTAGAGGCGGCGCGCCACCATCCAGCTGACCGGAGCCGCCACGACAAAACCAGCCACGGCCGCCACCAGTATCGCGTTGAGCGAGACCATGCCCGCCGTCAGAACCGCGATCACCGCGGTCCCCGCCAGCGCGGTCGAGATCAGACTGTAGAGAATCGAAGCAAGGCGCATCATGGCCGGACCTCCTGTTTTGGCTGCGCGTCCGACCATGATATTAGATTACCGGAATGTATCCGGCTTTGACCTGGATCACATGCCGGGATCGACCGGTTCGATCCGCTCACCGGTCCAGTCGGCAAAGCCACCCAGATTGTAGACCTCGCCATAGCCCATATCCTTGAGCAACTTGCCCGCCAGCGCCGCGCGCCCGCCCGAGGCGCAATGCAGCACGATCACCCGGTCCTTGCGCAGCTCGGGGTCGTGAAAGGGCGTGTCGGGATCGGCGCGGAATTCCAGCATGCCGCGTGGAATGTGATGGGCGCCGCTGGCGCGGCCGGCGCGCTCGAGCTCGGGCGCATCACGCAGATCGAGCAACAGAGCGCCCTCGGCCACCAGTTGCTGAGCGCGGGCGCCGTCGATGCGCGGAACCACCGCGTTTGCCGCCGCCATCATGTCCTTGACCGTCAATACCATCTTGCGTGTCTCCTGTTCGGTTTCCCGCAGGCTAACATGCGTGTTTCAGAAAGTGTATGACACGATTTCGCGGGCGACACGCCGCCGCCCGCGCCATTCGTTCAGCCCGCCTGATATTGCGGGGTCGAGGCCAGGAACCGGCCATAGGCCCGCGCATCGGGATAAGAGAACTGCTCGGCCAGCGGGTTGGCGCGTTTGCGAACCCCTGCCCCCATATCGGCCAGCAATTCGTCGAAATGCTTGAAATGAAACGGGGCCGAGCACAGCCCGCCATAGACCTGGGCGGCGGGGCGTTCCTTGCGCCTCCAGTTCAGCATCATCTCGATATTGGCGTTCATTTCCTGTGCGCTCGGCTGATGGGCCAGTTGCCCATCGGCAAAGCGGACCAGCCAATTGGCGATCATCTCGGCCGACAGGATGGTGCAGAAGGACGAGTTGAAGCCGACAAAGCCCATGTCGGGCAGGTCCGGGTTCACCGCCAGGCGATAGACCCGGTACTGGCCATCCGCCTCGATCAGCTTGTCGCGGTACTCCTGCGCCAGATAGGGAATGCCCAGTTTCCAGCCCACCGCCAGCACCGACAGGTCGCAAGGCACCCGGTCACCGGTGGTCAGCACCACATGGCCGTCCTCGTAGCGGTCATAGGTGCCCTGGATCGGCTTGACGGTTCCGTCCCTGAAGCTTTCGAACAGGCCCGGCGTCACGATCGGCAGAGAGCACGAGGCCTCCTTCTCGATCGGAGTGTCGGGCACCATGTTCCATTTCTTCAGGCCCAGTTGCGCCTTGAGCAGGGTTTCAAGCCCCCGGAAATTGGCCCAGACCAGCGGTTTCAGCAGCGCGGCGATCACCCGTTGCAGGGGGGATTTGCCCCATTGGTTGAACTGCTGTTCCTGCGCGCGCATGTAAAGCAGTCGCTTGAAGTTGATGCCGCCCACGAAATACGGCACCCGCCAGACATTCTCGCGATAGACCATGGTGACCGATTTCGCGCCGCTGCGGGCCGCGTTCACCACGATGTCGGTGGCCGATTTCGAGCCGCCCAGCACCACCACATGTTTGCCGCGCGCCATTTCGCTGTCGGTATATTCCGACGAGTGGATGACCTCGCCGCCACCGGCGACAAAGGCCTCCTGACCGGGGTGGGTCAGGATGTTCTTGTCGGAAAACTGGCCGGTGCAGATGGCCACGAAATCGAAATCCTCCTTTCGCACCCGGCCTGCCGCTTCGATCGTCAGGGTCCAGCCGGGTTGCCCGTCGGCGCGCCGATCCATCGACAGAATATTGGTGTTGAGCTGAAAGAGCCGTGGCAGATTGTGCTTGTTGGCGTAGGAATGCAGATAGGCATGCACCTGCGGTCCCTTGGGCCATTCGGGATAGGCATCGGGCATCGGCAGATCGGTATAGCAATACAGATCCTTGGGGCTTTGCGTCTGCACGTCGGGGTACGAGCGCGACAGCTCCCACACACCACCGAAATCGTGGCTGCGTTCGAACCCGGTGACCCGGTGTCCGCGCTCGTCAAAGGCCTTTGCCGCGGCAAGACCCGACACCCCGCCGCCGATGACGGCGACGTTCTTGCGTTTTACCATGATATGTTCCTCGCCTTACTGGGCGTCGGGCGGCGGCAGGAAATCGACCTCGTGCAGGGCCGATATGCGCACCAGCTCGGCCGGGTCGGTGACGCCGTCGAGTGCCTTGAACAGATCGAAGAGCTTGCGCGAGGGCGCCACCCCAAAAACACAGGTCGCACCCGCACCCGAGCGGTTGAACACCGCATGCGCCACGCCCTTGGGCATCCGGACCACATCGCCGGGGCCTGCCTTGTTGGCCGTCACATTGCCGGTCTCGAACCCGAAATCCACCTCGAGAGTGCCGCTCAGCACCAGGATCCATTCATCCTGTGTCGGGTGCACATGCGGCGGCACAAAGGTGTCGGCGGGCACTTCGGCATGCCACATGAACACGTTGTCGCTGTGCAGTTTCGGGGTGTAGACCTGTCCGACCACATTCCAGGCCAGACCCTCCAGACCGGCATCGGTGGCGGTGATTCCCGCTTCCATCTGCATATTGTTCCTCCTCCTGTTGGGTTGTTATCCCGCAAGCGTAGAAACGGGCGGGTGGCGCGAATATCCGAAATGCGAAATTTTCGCCGCATCTTTGCCGCCACATGCAGGAATTGCTTTGTGATCGGGGCAAGGGACGCCATGCTGATCCCATGCAGAACAAGCCCGATACCCCACCCCTGTCGCGGTTTCACCAGTTCCGAACAGCGGATCTGGACGAGGCACGCGCGCTGGTGGCACGCAATTTCTGCGGTCACCGGCTGGAACGGCAAGCGCGCGAGGATGCCTTTGACGCCTGCCAGAACCGGGCGGGCGGCAACGGGCTCTTTTACAACTACATCCGCTATGGCGCCGATGTGGAAATCGAACCCGGAGAGCTGGGATCCTTTTACCTGATCCAGGTGCCGATCCGGGGCCAGGCCCTGATCCGCAACGGCAGGACCGAGGTCGAGACCGGCAGCGCCATCGCCTCGGTTCTCAATCCCGACCGCCACACGCGGATGCGCTGGCTGGCCGGGTGCGAACAGGTGCTGCTGCAGATCGACCGCAACCGGCTGACCGCCGTGGCGGAAACCCTGACCGGCACCGCCCTGCAATCCCCGGTCCGGTTCGACCCCCAGATCGACCGCGCCCGCCCCGAGATGCAGCGCTGGCTTGCGCTGTTCCGGCGAGCGGTCTCGGCGGTGGATCATGGCGCGTTGCTCGACCCCGATC
The window above is part of the Ruegeria pomeroyi DSS-3 genome. Proteins encoded here:
- the glyA gene encoding serine hydroxymethyltransferase, encoding MNASHQDTGFFTEALSERDPELFGAITSELGRQRDEIELIASENIVSAAVMQAQGSVMTNKYAEGYPGRRYYGGCQYVDIAENLAIERAKQLFGCGFANVQPNSGSQANQGVFQALIKPGDTILGMSLDAGGHLTHGAAPNQSGKWFNAVQYGVRQQDNLLDYDQVEALAKEHRPKLIIAGGSAIPRQIDFARMREIADMVGAYLHVDMAHFAGLVAAGEHPSPFPHAHVATTTTHKTLRGPRGGMILTNDEDIAKKVNSAIFPGIQGGPLMHVIAAKAVAFGEALRPEFKTYIQQVIANAQALSDQLIKGGLDTVTHGTDTHVVLVDLRPKGVKGNATEKALGRAHITCNKNGVPFDPEKPTVTSGIRLGSPAGTTRGFAETEFRQIADWIIEVVDGLAANGEDANEAVEDKVKAQVAALCAKFPIYPNL
- a CDS encoding flavin-containing monooxygenase, whose amino-acid sequence is MVKRKNVAVIGGGVSGLAAAKAFDERGHRVTGFERSHDFGGVWELSRSYPDVQTQSPKDLYCYTDLPMPDAYPEWPKGPQVHAYLHSYANKHNLPRLFQLNTNILSMDRRADGQPGWTLTIEAAGRVRKEDFDFVAICTGQFSDKNILTHPGQEAFVAGGGEVIHSSEYTDSEMARGKHVVVLGGSKSATDIVVNAARSGAKSVTMVYRENVWRVPYFVGGINFKRLLYMRAQEQQFNQWGKSPLQRVIAALLKPLVWANFRGLETLLKAQLGLKKWNMVPDTPIEKEASCSLPIVTPGLFESFRDGTVKPIQGTYDRYEDGHVVLTTGDRVPCDLSVLAVGWKLGIPYLAQEYRDKLIEADGQYRVYRLAVNPDLPDMGFVGFNSSFCTILSAEMIANWLVRFADGQLAHQPSAQEMNANIEMMLNWRRKERPAAQVYGGLCSAPFHFKHFDELLADMGAGVRKRANPLAEQFSYPDARAYGRFLASTPQYQAG
- a CDS encoding cupin domain-containing protein, which codes for MQMEAGITATDAGLEGLAWNVVGQVYTPKLHSDNVFMWHAEVPADTFVPPHVHPTQDEWILVLSGTLEVDFGFETGNVTANKAGPGDVVRMPKGVAHAVFNRSGAGATCVFGVAPSRKLFDLFKALDGVTDPAELVRISALHEVDFLPPPDAQ
- a CDS encoding NAD kinase, with translation MSKRIAFLASDAPVAQTARAALVGRYGNAAPRDAEVIVALGGDGYMLRTLHSTQHLDVPVYGMNRGTIGFLMNEYAETSLLERLAAAEEEIINPLSMTAMDQAGQIHRALAINEVSLLRAGPQAARLKISIDGRLRLAELVCDGALVATPAGSTAYNYSAHGPILPIGSDVLALTAIAAFRPRRWRGALLPKTAKVRFDVVDADKRPVMADADSTSITDIDWVEIQSEPTIRHRILFDPGHGLEERLISEQFT
- a CDS encoding alpha/beta fold hydrolase, with product MLNTILHGTPTDAPPLVIAHGLYGSGRNWGVIARRLADERQVIAVDMRNHGHSPWAEPHDYPALAADLADVIEAHGGRADLLGHSMGGKAAMVLALTHGQLLRRLVVADIAPVTYSHSQMPFIEAMRGVDLSRVERRSDAEEMLAAQGVEKALQSFFTQSLDLPGKRWRLNLDGLAANMPAIMSFPELSGHWDGAALFLTGSTSDYVRTEHRPLIRGLFPAARFAKIPGAGHWLHADRPREFEAAVRVFLNA
- a CDS encoding DUF817 domain-containing protein, with translation MRARLPHVLAEFVMFVLKQGWAALFGASLLIGLIVSDRIWQPDWALARYDALLIYALGLQVLFLALGLESWREVRVILLFHLTGTAMEIFKVQAGSWAYPGPGLIKLWEVPLFSGFMYASVGSYMARAIRLFDMRFAPYPPFWLSVLLAVAIYVNFFAHHFLTDVRLILFAATVALYARTRITFRIGDHRYWMPLPLAAFFSSFFLWLAENVGTATRTWLYTGQVAGEMVRLAKMGSWYLLLYVSFVTVTLVMRDALEEAPAKGRSRPI
- a CDS encoding helix-turn-helix domain-containing protein, coding for MQNKPDTPPLSRFHQFRTADLDEARALVARNFCGHRLERQAREDAFDACQNRAGGNGLFYNYIRYGADVEIEPGELGSFYLIQVPIRGQALIRNGRTEVETGSAIASVLNPDRHTRMRWLAGCEQVLLQIDRNRLTAVAETLTGTALQSPVRFDPQIDRARPEMQRWLALFRRAVSAVDHGALLDPDQALSRALVEDELIAGFLRAQPSSIAPLLERPETGPLSPHVRRARDFMQAHLADPLTLSQIAAAAGTSPRNLQLGFSQLLEMTPLAYLRVLRLNYARYLLRESPPQVTIASIAGAAGFSHLGRFSAQYAARFGEGPSQTRKQHYLI
- a CDS encoding rhodanese-like domain-containing protein — translated: MVLTVKDMMAAANAVVPRIDGARAQQLVAEGALLLDLRDAPELERAGRASGAHHIPRGMLEFRADPDTPFHDPELRKDRVIVLHCASGGRAALAGKLLKDMGYGEVYNLGGFADWTGERIEPVDPGM